DNA sequence from the Rhizobium sp. NXC14 genome:
GGCGATGCGCTTGCCTTTCAGCGAGAGCTCTTCGGCCGCAAAAACCGGCTTCTGCCCGATGAGCGAAGCACCGGCGACGGCAACCCCGGCCGCGGCGGACAGTTTCAACAGGTCTCGTCTTGCGAAACCGCTTCCGGATTTTTCGATGGTCATTGCCACTCTCCAAATTGATGATGTCTATAAATTAAGTGTACTAATAGGAATGGGGAGAAACGAATTTCCAAAAAGACCATTTCCGGGGAAAAGAGTGGACGGAGCAAAAGCGCATTCCTGGCTGCGGTTTGCCGTTGACCGGGAATGATTTCGGATGCCGCGCGCTGTTGAGAGCGATCTGATGGTCTGCAGCCACCGATCAGGAAGAAACATGCATTGCATAATTCTTGCGCATGCGACCAAATTTGCCGTGGATGAACGCCTGCTAGGCCGTGGTGCCGTGTGGGCTGACAGCGGTCTTAAAACCACGATTTGAGTGGGCACAGTCGGGTTTTATCCCACGACGTCGATATCCAGCGCGAAGCCTGGCTTCCATTTGGCGCGCAACTTGCCTCTTCTCTGCCAGGGAGAATGAAACAATGCCCGATATCGACCCGCAGATTTTCTCAATAAGCCGGCCATCCCTTGGAGGCTACAGGGCCTTCGTGCAACGCGACATGATCGTTGAGACCTATCGCAGCGCTGCGGGACAGATGGTTTCGAAGGGCTCGCTTCATAGAATTTCAATCAACCGTACGGCGCACGGCAGATATGCCTATCGGCTTGGAAGCGGGGCCTTCCGCAAAGTTGAAAGGCCGCCGTTCACCTTGGGATTTCAACCGGCTGCCACGGTCCTTGAAGTCGAGGGCGATGCGGCGGATTATATCTCGATCTTCCAGTCACCTGCGCTCTACAGCAGCCTCGGGGGCTCTCGCTTCGATCCGGAGCATTGGGATAGTGATGCACTGAGCGCAACGACTGATCCGACAACGCTGCAGGTTGCCCTTTCTCTTGCCTTTGCCGTCGAGAAGACCGGGCACGACGACCTGCTTTTGATGCAGCATCTGGGAATGGCGCTCGCCTGTTGCGTTGTAAAACTGCTGGGCGCCAGACCTGAGGCCGGCGATCGTCCGCTGACATCGGAGAATCTCCGGCGCGTGATCGATTATATCGAGAACCTGCTTGGCAAATCCGATCTGAGTGTGGAGGAGCTGGCCGGTGTGGCCCATATGAGCCCCTTTCACTTCAGCCGGGAATTCAAACGGGCGGCGGGCGTGGCGCCGCATCGCTTCGTCCTCGAACGCAGGATCGAGCGGGCGCGACTTTATCTCGCCGATGGCAAGGAGACGCTCGCAAGCATCGCTTACGCCACAGGCTTTTCCAGCCAGGCGCATTTCT
Encoded proteins:
- a CDS encoding AraC family transcriptional regulator: MPDIDPQIFSISRPSLGGYRAFVQRDMIVETYRSAAGQMVSKGSLHRISINRTAHGRYAYRLGSGAFRKVERPPFTLGFQPAATVLEVEGDAADYISIFQSPALYSSLGGSRFDPEHWDSDALSATTDPTTLQVALSLAFAVEKTGHDDLLLMQHLGMALACCVVKLLGARPEAGDRPLTSENLRRVIDYIENLLGKSDLSVEELAGVAHMSPFHFSREFKRAAGVAPHRFVLERRIERARLYLADGKETLASIAYATGFSSQAHFSSVFRRLMGTTPKEYQRSVRL